A stretch of DNA from Sugiyamaella lignohabitans strain CBS 10342 chromosome B, complete sequence:
CAGCGCCACAGAAACTTCACCAAAGGATTGGACAGGAACAGAACACAAATTCTTGATCCCAAGGACACCACAAGTTTTACGAGTGTTGAAGTAGTTATGTTATTAATACGCTTTTGCGCTCTTACACTTATAATATCGATGCCTTCAGTTGCCTAATTCAATATTCACACTTTTTACATCTTCAACTGTATATCATCCCCTAAATACCTAGTCAAGTCAGCCTCtcttgttggtggtgctgcagCCTGCCAGCCAGCTGCATAATTAACCGTTTAATTAGAACCAGCCATGCGCATTAATTGTTCGACGCGTTTGCAGTATTATTTGATGTGCTCGTGGTATCTGTGGGTTATCGGTTCTAGTTGACGCGTTTTCATTATGTCACGTGACATCGCCGATTGGGAGGTCTTCTGTGCAGCTACCCATATCTCATGTCATGTAATGTGTCATGTCCATTCTCGGTGGTTACCCCCCTAGATCGACAAAATAAAGTTAAGAGGCAGACAACGGTAGAGGGAAAAAAGAGATGCTAACTAACTCTTGTAGGACAAGCTCGGCATCCAACCAGATGCACAGTTTCAGCATTTTCACCCGTTTAAGAATTTGGCTCTATATCATGTTTCTAAAGTATCGAACCTTTAAGCTGTAGACGCCTGACCTGGCAGTGATCTAATATGACCTACTGTGATCTAATGTCAGCTACCGTGGTATACTGTGATCTATTGTGATCTTCCGTCTATTGTCATATACTATGATATACTGTGATATACTATGATATACTATGATATACTGTGTACATATACATATTTGTCAAAATTAGTATTACTAGTTACCAGCTACTTTGTATACGGCGTTAATGTATGAAAAGGTAAGGTTGGGATGATAGATGAGACTCCAGTGAAGACTAAAGTTGGGATTCCAGTTGGGACTTCAGTTGAGTTTACTGAGTTGTCAAGGTGTTAATCACACCCACTCTTAGAGGCGCTGCCGCGCGCCAGTTGCGCGTATATTTCGCGACATGCATTATAGCGGAATCAGGTACTGTTTCTAGAGCTACCAAAACAATTCAATCGACGCACGTACCGCATGAACTGCATTCTCCGCATCAGAAACTGGCAATCTTCGGCCCCTGTCTTGTAAGGTCCCCTCTTCAGTCGGGCGTGATAAAGTTCCAGTTGAGCTGGTCAGTTTTAGGCGGCGagcacaaaaaaattaactCGCCTCAGCAGGTAGCCTGATCAGCAAGTTTTCTGCTGTACAGAAGAGTGGTGAGTGCATCAATGTCTGTTTAGGGGACTACAAAACCAGataaaataagaaaattTGGGGAGAAAAGAGTAGGGTCCAACTGCAGCAATAGTAGCCACACTAGCGACTAGCGACGGTAACAGTGACACCAGCTGCGGCATCAGAATACAGCAAAAGAGTGGTAGCAACGGGGGACGGCAGGAGCAGAAGTAGAAACGCCGATGCAATATAAACAATAGTACatattcatttatttactgGTGAACGTCAATTTTATACAGTGTATTTTCACAAGCGGTACTACAGAATTGtttgtctttttttttttgtagaCAGTTGTTGTCAGTAGAAAAGTGAAATTCATTTGGAGATAACTAACACGAGTGATCACCAGTTCTATATATCCTCGGTAGTTTGATAGACAAATAACGGTGGTGATAAAACAAACAGTTCCTGTGCCTATTTGTAACCACCAGTCCGCATCATTGAGGTGTATTTTCCCCACCTCACCATACCAATGTCTGGAATCAGAAAGTAAATATATTGAAAATACGTGCTTATACGCCAGAACGCCGAGACACCTAATTAAAGGAACAAAAGCTGGGCAAATATTGGTATTAATTAGTTATCTGAGCTGGAGTATTCACATTGGCAATTCTATACTCAGCAGTTGAATTAGGACTGAGTCAGTGAACATTGTTTAACCAGAAGTAAAAGTAAAGCTTTTCTTTAGTCCTGGGTTGAGATTGATAGGAAGTGACAGGTAAGTGAGCACGAATGTTGTGATTCAAGTGGGGCAACGAAAGGAAGGATACAGATGACAAGTGGTTTCTGGTCTCCTGTTGATATGGAGAGGACTTATAGGAGTCTAGAAGACCATTCTGCAATGTGTAATAGGGCTCTACATCGCGATAATACCGGCTACCCAGCGTGGCTCGTGAAGCGAGCActacgggtccgggcagagcccggccgccggaggcatcctCACCGGCCCAAGTGCTCTACTAACGTGTTCTAGCATCAATTCGAGAGGAagagaaaacaagaaaagaaaacaagaaaaaaagaagaacaaaatataaGAGAAAAGGCAGCCAGATATCAACAATGGACACAGCTGTGGAGACCAAACAGCGAAAGAAGCTGTTTGGCCATAACCGAAGTGGATCATTGTTCCAGTCTTTTTCGAGTACCACCTCTAAGACGTAcggaaagaagaaagccaACCCAACACTGGCCAAGGCCCAAGCTGGGTTTCAGCAGTGGAGCCAGATTCGAGCTGCTGACGCCAGTAATGCAAATATCATAAATAATAGCCAGGCTAGTGGACCAGGACCAGTTCTTGCTAGTGGAGATGATttagaagatgacgacgcGGATATTCAGAATGACTCTCGTAAGGAGGTTCATGCGACAACCGCGCCAATCGGACTCGGTATCGACTCGTTGATCCCACTAGAGATAGATACTAGTAATAAGGAGAATATTTCGTGGGAAGCAGAGACCACCGAGGTGTTGCGCAAGATTCGACCCACGTCCAAGTCGTCTTTAAGAGGTATAAACGTTAACGGCGTGAATCCTGGCGGAGCTGGCAGTGTTACAGGTAGTGCTACTACCAGTGCGACTGCGAGTATCAATGGAGAGATTGCTGAAGACTCTCCTAAACAGAACCGACTTTCGCGATTAGTACGTACTATTTCGGGCCTGTCAACCACGTCTACTTCGTCGAAAGATACCATTGATGGAACGAAATTGAACAGAAACAGCACTGCCACCGTCAGTCGAGTGTCGCATCGGTCGTCTTTGTCGACAATCCACCGATTCTCAATCGGTTCGACGAGCTCATCTACAGATGCGACTCCTGTCAAGCCTCAATCCAACAGATACTCTGCGCTGTTGGATGTAGGTAATCTGAGAAGAAGCTCTGTCGCAAATAACCTATCACAGATCCTTAACAACAGCGATCTTGATactgacgaagaagatgaagaggatgataTGGACGAGGGAACAGGAAAACGCGCTATCCCGGGTATTGTAGTTCCATTTGAAAATGATCTTGAGGGTTCTAAAAAGAACCGCGAAAGTTGGAATGACAACTACAGTAAACAAAGGACCCGTCCCAGTTCCGAGTACCGCGATGTTTCCCACGACGTGGGACTTCTCAATATCCCTAGTAACTACCCACCAATGGCATCGTCCAACCGCATGTCATACATGTCACTTCGCAAAcctgcaccaccagctctcACGATTTCGTCGACATCGCCACAATCATCGACAGTCACTTCGCCAGCACTGTCGCACTACTCGAACGTGTCGATTCCATCTATTTCAAGTGGCAGTGGCCATTCGCCTCTTTTATCTTACAAAAAAGAGACTGGCTCTATCAAGCATAAACGAGTGACAAAAGACAGCATTTCTGGCCCTACTTCGCTGGTTAACCACCAGGAATTCTTTGCCCCTCGACCAAGTTTTGAAAGCGATTTTGACTCTTATAGCAATGGCCGCAGTGCTTCGCAACCAGCAAACACAATTTCAGGAGGTCCTAGTAGCATCTCGACATCAGTCTCAAGTACAGGAACCAGTAATTCGTCGGCATCACGAACATCCCGTTACGGTTCTTCGTTCCTGACTTCGATCACCCCTCACTCATCGCTATTATCATTGAGGTCTACGAAGGCGAAAGAGCGATCTGGTACGTCCACTAGTGACTTTGTTCCAAATAAGTCGCctacatcagcagcatctaTCTCGAGTTCGATCAACCTcccagcatcatcatcaaataCAACCGCAAAATCATCAACTAAATCGAAACATGCTCATAAACTGTCACTTGTTAATGGATTCACAAAGAAACCATCTATTCAGGACATGAAACGCTATATTAGTTTCTCCCCCAGTTCATCTTCTTTATTCCGCAACGCATCTAATTCGCCCACTAATGGTTCCGCCACCATGACAAAATCACCATCTATCCTCGGAGACTCGTTTGATAAGACGATGATTTCTCTGCCAATTCCTGTCGACGGATCAAGAGAAAAGCTCCGCAACAAACTTCGCGCTAGTACCTCACTTCTCTCACTCGCTCGGTCCGACACCTCTGGCTCCTTGACTGTAGGTATCCCCATTGCAGAATATGAGCAATCGCAACTTCAAACTCTGCTGTCTTTGTGTAGTTGTGCTGAGATTGAAGACTTTTCCGATTATATTGATCATGGTTACGACAATCTCGAAAAGCTGGCCGAGGCTTCTTTCAGTGAAGTTTTTATCCAAAGATCCAGTAACTCATCTCGTATCCTTAAAATTATTCCCTTTGGAAACGAAGAGCTAGATCAACTACCAGTTCAGGATATTATTCAGGAGCTGACAATTGCACGAATGCTCATGCCATTGGACGGCTATGTTGATGTTCTTGACTCCACTATTGTACGAGGTACATACCCACAGCGACTATTGGAGTTATGGGATGACTACGACCAGCAGAAGCGATCTGAGAACTATCGACCAGACTTTTTCAAGCATGACCAAATGTACTGTATTGTAGTCATGGCCAATGCAGGCACTGATTTGGAGCATTTCGATCTCAGTTCATGGCAGGATGCCGAGTCGATTTTCTGGCAAGTGGTGCAAAGTCTAGCTCTTGCTGAAGAAAAGTTCGAGTTTGAACACCGAGACCTTCACTGGGGCAATGTCGTTATTGAAGAAGTCTCCAAGGGAGTCTCGCAAACAACCGACCTCCTAAATAATCTCAGTTTGGAAGATGAGCAAAGAAACACCAGCAAGCGCACTAATCCCAAAGATAAATACGGGTTTAGAtatgacgaagatgaagctgatggTGAAATCGACGATGATTTATAtgaagagaaagagctcAAGGTGACGTTGATTGACTATACTCTTTCAAGAGCCATGACAGACGACGGCACGGTGGTGTTCACCCGTTTGGACCACCCCGACTTTTTCCGTGGTAAAGGTGATTACCAATTTGACATCTATCGATTCATGAGAACATTTATTGGCGGTGCTTCTGCCAGTTATCTATCTCCCAACCCGGCAAACCATGCTACACAATTGGCATCGACATCTCCTGGCCTTGGACACCCATCGCCTGATCTAGCAAAGCTCAACCAGCAGACCAACTGGTCTCTGTTCTGTCCACGAACAAACATCCTGTGGCTTCACTATCTCGTTGACAAACTGCTAAACGCAAAGTCATTACCTCGCGTATCTACCACCAGAAGCGGCCGACTCAGTTTTGGTGGAGGATCTAATGGATCGCTCCGCGACGCTTATCTCAAAGGCAACAACGTGTCTCACAACGACGAAGCTCGTGCATGTGCTGCTCTCGAAATTATCCACAAAACACTTGACCCACGCAAGAAACGCTTCGGCGGCAAGAAACACAACTCACCCATGTCGTTCCAAGACTTCTCGAGCGCCAGAGACGTTCTTCGCTGGGGAGTTCGCAACAAATACGTCTCTTAATACCCTCGTCTGATATAATGATCGATCTTAATGTACAGtatgttattttttttggggtctttgtgcctccggcggctggggctccgccccagaccccgttgctcctgcttcgcaggagtttgctagGATCGTAGACAAAGTCTGGGGAGGGTGTGGAATTGAGGTGGAAACTCGGTCACCGGGCGCAGTATAACTAAGCAGTCTTATTAGAGTATATTACAGATGAATTAGGTGGATTTAGGTGGATGCTTTTTCTTTACTAGGAACTGGAGTAGGCGCAGTTACTGATGTGTAAAGCAGGCTGACGAGCGAGATGATGGCTGAGATACTCCATTCGCAAATGAACAGCCAGCTTGAGACAGAAACTGAGTTCATGGGTGCCGACGAGAATGACAGTACCCACAGAACATAGTACGGCAGGACGTTAGGTGGCAGCCAGAACACAGGCGTCTTTCTGTAGGCAAAACGAACATAGAACTTGACTCCAGTAGTGGCCAGGAATAACAAGCCCTTAATAACAAAGCCAAACTGGGTCTTTTGTTGAGCCATCTGTGCATTCAGCTTTTCAATATGGGCTTTAGATGCTGTGTATTGTCTATCGAGTTTAGCCCATTTTGCAAACTCATCCTTACTACTGGTATTGGCTCTCTCAGTGTACGTATCTATAGCCTTTCTTTTGGCGATACGGCTCTCCTTGAATACAGATGATGGTGAGACCCTTGTATACAGTTCCCATGCCTAAAATATCGTTAGCTGACAGTTTATTGATCAAAAAAAGCCTGCTGGTCACACATCATTCCGTGAAGTTTCAAGTTTTAGAGAACCAGAATGGCCGACCAGAGAGCTTCCTACCGCCTCCTACCAATGGTCGAGAAAACCAGTACTTACAAATTCTCGTATCGTATTCTTACCAAGAGCATTGATAAGCTTGGTATAGAGAATCACCAAAATAACCAGCAAAATTAGTTGCATTTTTGTCCACAACCAGTCGGTAACTGAAGAAGCGAGTCCTGTGTAGCGAGCAGCGGATCATGATCCTCAtgatcctgctgctgacgacATGAATATGCTAATACCCGATGCCGCGTCATTCCACCTTCTACCGGTCATTCTACCAGCAATTCTATTCCAATACTCAAAAGTCTACTCCATTTATACAGCTTTTCTATCTGTTTCACCGTGGGCTCGTACGTATTTCTCACATGCAGCATCATTATTAAAtcagtaaataaataagggTACATAATATGCAGGGCCGTCCCTGCATGACAACCAGGGGGTtggtgcctccggtggctggggctacgtCTCAGACCCCATTATTCgtgcttcgcaggagattttaaGACACACTGGCACCCCACGtatcgactcgagcgaagcgagaggagcagcggggtctggggcgcagccccagccgccggaggcattccCGACCCCCtacttctttttgttggcAACAGGGGCCGTAGTTTTGAGCCTTTTGATGGCGGGTTTCTGCAGGGTGTGTGAAGAGAGCCAGGGAACAGATACAGCATCTACTCTGGCAATGATTTCTTGCAGACCCTTGGTTCCAGGGCAGTTCGGTTTGAGGCCAAGAACTCCGATGTTGGGACGGTTGAGGGCTTTAGATAGCTTGGCCATAGTGCCTTTTGGTAGCTGGATTAACTTCACAGAAGGTCCTTTAAGTGAGGCTCCAGCACATAACAGTGGGAAGTGGGCAGTCATAAGCGCAGAAGTGATATCTGAAcgacaaacaaaaactgCCAAAACCGGGTCTGGCTGCTCGCCTGTCTCGTAAAACTTGGCAAAACTGTAATTCTCGACGGCAGCGTTTGTGCTGTTGAATCCCACAGTTACAAACGCACTTGCCTCGGGTTCCtctggcagcaccagctcctTGTCctgttttttcttctccacAAGCTCGCTATAATCGCCCAAAGGACGGATCAGAGCTACCAGCAGATCAACAACCGCTGTGGCATCGTCCTCAGTCACTTCTGGCCTTGTATCTCGTTAGCATGGGGGATCTGGGATGGGggaactgcctccggcggctggggctccgccccagaccctggctgctcctgcttcgcaggagagaaCGGGCATTatcgacgaaacgactcgagcgaagcaagaggagcaaccagggtctggggcggagaCCCAGTCGCGGGAGGCTGGCAGACTGGCACCTACCAAACCGCTTTCACGTATGGATTGTCTAGAACCGGTTTGAAGactgtttttttcttagACTCATTCGATTTGAGTGTTGCTGGAGTCCTGGCTCCCGACATTCTACGGATCAGAACGAGCTATGGGTAGTGATCTTAGAGCTTTTTGAAGAACtcatgttgaagatgtgCATGTGGTCGCTTATCCGCGGGTCGTATGCGGCTATGCGGCATGTCACCTAGTTCAGTTGCGACTTGATTTTCCTATCATGAACAAAGTAATAAATTACTCGCAGCAGCGCTAATTATCGACTCAGGTTGCTAGGTTTCCTTATATTTGGTTATTATCGGTTTGATATCACAAGTTTTGGTAATCATAATAAGACTGCTGACTGTCGGTTTTTTGTTCTATTGTTGTTAATTCGTTTGTGGACGCATCCTCGTATTCAAAAGCGCTGACTTATATCCAGTATTATTACATCTGCTCCACTTGCCGTTTATATCCATTCGAATAGAATTGCTA
This window harbors:
- the ALK2 gene encoding protein kinase ALK2, translating into MDTAVETKQRKKLFGHNRSGSLFQSFSSTTSKTYGKKKANPTLAKAQAGFQQWSQIRAADASNANIINNSQASGPGPVLASGDDLEDDDADIQNDSRKEVHATTAPIGLGIDSLIPLEIDTSNKENISWEAETTEVLRKIRPTSKSSLRGINVNGVNPGGAGSVTGSATTSATASINGEIAEDSPKQNRLSRLVRTISGLSTTSTSSKDTIDGTKLNRNSTATVSRVSHRSSLSTIHRFSIGSTSSSTDATPVKPQSNRYSALLDVGNLRRSSVANNLSQILNNSDLDTDEEDEEDDMDEGTGKRAIPGIVVPFENDLEGSKKNRESWNDNYSKQRTRPSSEYRDVSHDVGLLNIPSNYPPMASSNRMSYMSLRKPAPPALTISSTSPQSSTVTSPALSHYSNVSIPSISSGSGHSPLLSYKKETGSIKHKRVTKDSISGPTSLVNHQEFFAPRPSFESDFDSYSNGRSASQPANTISGGPSSISTSVSSTGTSNSSASRTSRYGSSFLTSITPHSSLLSLRSTKAKERSGTSTSDFVPNKSPTSAASISSSINLPASSSNTTAKSSTKSKHAHKLSLVNGFTKKPSIQDMKRYISFSPSSSSLFRNASNSPTNGSATMTKSPSILGDSFDKTMISLPIPVDGSREKLRNKLRASTSLLSLARSDTSGSLTVGIPIAEYEQSQLQTLLSLCSCAEIEDFSDYIDHGYDNLEKLAEASFSEVFIQRSSNSSRILKIIPFGNEELDQLPVQDIIQELTIARMLMPLDGYVDVLDSTIVRGTYPQRLLELWDDYDQQKRSENYRPDFFKHDQMYCIVVMANAGTDLEHFDLSSWQDAESIFWQVVQSLALAEEKFEFEHRDLHWGNVVIEEVSKGVSQTTDLLNNLSLEDEQRNTSKRTNPKDKYGFRYDEDEADGEIDDDLYEEKELKVTLIDYTLSRAMTDDGTVVFTRLDHPDFFRGKGDYQFDIYRFMRTFIGGASASYLSPNPANHATQLASTSPGLGHPSPDLAKLNQQTNWSLFCPRTNILWLHYLVDKLLNAKSLPRVSTTRSGRLSFGGGSNGSLRDAYLKGNNVSHNDEARACAALEIIHKTLDPRKKRFGGKKHNSPMSFQDFSSARDVLRWGVRNKYVS